CCCAAAAACTAGTTGTTGAGGTTGGAGACCTGAGTCCCACAAAAACATCCCATTCTTTCTATTGTACATTACCAACGGACACATATCACGTTACTCCATTCATATCTCTTTTCCTTAAGGTTCTTAacttgttttaataataatggtcaaatcaaattttgtttaacaatgaaataaataaacaaaactaaGCTGATCCATTCGGTTTTAAAGTTTCAAAACTAAATACACCAAGCTAATTTACATACCATAGTGCTTTGCATTATAAGATATTACAGAGTTATGTCTATATGCAGAGCCAACAAGCGAGAAGCAGATTCTTTGACAAACCTTCTGAGAGCAAGAGAATGAATCAAAGCTTTTGCTTCAATAAGGAACAGGTACTCGGACTGATGAAGGACCGGATTTCATGTCCTCCaggataaaattcaagagagtTTGAGTTATTGGACCTTCCTTGCCTACAAAGAAACGCATAAAGGGCACTATCAACGCtacaaataaacacataatgTATGAGAAGAGGCTTGATGAACCCTAAATGATTAACATATCAGTTTAGCATTTCTTTTGAAGAACAATGGTAAATCAGCTACATAGCTTTCAAGGAAACTTCATAGAGAGGTCTTCCGAGTTCAACCTATTTCGAGGCAGTTTGATTAAGGACACTCTATGTTTTCAGACAATGTGGTTAACCAATCAaaattgaaggactaaaatgatGAATGCAGGCAAATTTGAATGCAAGAAATTAGTAACTAGATGTTGCAACTTATGTAAAAAATGAAGCTTCTTACCGTCACCAATGACTTGTTCATCCCACTGTATTACAGGGCGAACAAGGACCCCACTGCCAATAAGCATCATTTCGTCTGCGCTTTTCCCTTCATCGACGCTCACGTTATCCACTCTTATTCCGCGAAGCTTCCCCTCTCTCACCAGTCCCTCCGCAAGAGTAAAAACTCTCTTAGCCGTGCAACCATTCAAAATTTTGTCGAATTTGGGCATCAGCATCTCCTTTTCCTTTGTAATGAATGCCACATTCATACTAGGCCCTTCAGCAACAAATCCATCATCATCCAGCCAAATTGCTGCATATGCACCTTTTTCTTCAGCTTCCATCTTTGAAAGCGCATTCGGAAGGTAATTCACACTCTTCATGGTGGCAAACTGGGGAGGCTTCATGGGGATTGATGAAGTAACTACTTTGATGCCTTTCGAATCGAACAAAGATTTATCTTCAATCACAATAGCATAAAGAGCTGGTTGGTGACAGCCAGAAGGTGATAGTTGAAAGTCACCAGGTCCAGCTGAAATCCAGTATCTCAGTGATCCATTTATGCACTTAGATACACTTACAGTTTGTATAAGAATTCTTTGGATAGTTTCACGATCAAATGGAAGAATAATTTTTGCCATAGTTGCCGACTTGACGATACGATCAACATGTTGGTCTAATTCATAGAGGTGTCTGAAATGTAGAAAAAACATAACAGAGCTTTAGAAAGTACTAACTtaacatgcatatatacatacacaagTAGTTTTCTCTTCTTGGTTGAAAAAAACCCAATTCTATTGGGATTTAAAGCCTCAATCTTGATTCAATCAAgatataacataattttttcatCAATCTGTTAATCAATCCAACTTGTTATAAAAAgggttattaaattatattatgattatgGACACCATTCCAAATTAGGGACAAAAAAATGAGCTCTTTGGCTGAAAGATTCACTAACCTGTTCGCTATTATAGCAGTATCAAAGACACCATGTCCCCTATGAACCATGTGATCATCCATAGGGATCACCATGGCAGCTTCTTCGGTTACTATTCCACCAAATATGCTAGAGTACATAGCCAGGTATTGCTGGTTCCCTTTGTTGTTTTCTCTGTTACGTTTTAGCTTTTCAATAGCCttaaacaaaccaaaaaaagtaaattaaaaaaaaaaagaaaaacattacaGATGGGAAATCAAAGATATCAtgtaagaaagaaagaaagaaacctcTAAACAAGACAGTAAAGGAATGTCTGATAGTTTATCAGTAGAATCTGCCAAGACAAAATCACCCACCAAATACAGAAAGCTCATAAGAAATGatgtgatatgaaatgaaataacataatttaccaaaaaatacaCACTAACCGATCATTGATTCAGTTTGATTAGAACTTCTAACGATTGTCAAATCCGAGAAAGACCCTTTTTTCATAAGAGGAGGATTTCGTGGAACAAGACATAAATCATACAACAGGTGCGTGTATCTAGTGGGAAAATTGGACGTATATTTAGGGTAAGAAGCTGAAAGAGAAGCCATGGAAGCCATAGATGCTACAAGTTGTTTGAGAGTGGAGAAATGAAGAGCGGTGTTTATCTTTTAGTAGGCTATGGAAATGGTTGACTTAATAGTACTATGGTGGATTGGATTCCATTTCCAAAAGAGTGTGACGACAAGACCTAAGGACAAAACTTTGCCGGCCGAGTGGATTATCCCCCAGAAACAACCTTCAGCATTTTACAAGCCTGTATGGCTCGTGGAGCCACAACTAATTATCGCTGAAGaaggtttattttatttggttaggttttgtcgattttttttttttaatttatgaattgcTTATAATAATTCTATTCCAGTTAGTTAATTTTTGGTTCTATACAAGTTTCAAAGTACCTTTTATAGATATATtcttaaaaaacttaaattttctagtaattaaaaaatttaacaactcTTGTATCTTtcttactattaataaaatctcTAAGTAGGATGCTCTCACGAGTCAATCGAGTATCAAATccgttaaaaattataaaaataatcttttgtatttaaaagaaatat
This genomic stretch from Gossypium raimondii isolate GPD5lz chromosome 6, ASM2569854v1, whole genome shotgun sequence harbors:
- the LOC105773685 gene encoding D-amino-acid transaminase, chloroplastic, which produces MASMASLSASYPKYTSNFPTRYTHLLYDLCLVPRNPPLMKKGSFSDLTIVRSSNQTESMIDSTDKLSDIPLLSCLEAIEKLKRNRENNKGNQQYLAMYSSIFGGIVTEEAAMVIPMDDHMVHRGHGVFDTAIIANRHLYELDQHVDRIVKSATMAKIILPFDRETIQRILIQTVSVSKCINGSLRYWISAGPGDFQLSPSGCHQPALYAIVIEDKSLFDSKGIKVVTSSIPMKPPQFATMKSVNYLPNALSKMEAEEKGAYAAIWLDDDGFVAEGPSMNVAFITKEKEMLMPKFDKILNGCTAKRVFTLAEGLVREGKLRGIRVDNVSVDEGKSADEMMLIGSGVLVRPVIQWDEQVIGDGKEGPITQTLLNFILEDMKSGPSSVRVPVPY